The Nocardioides zeae genome includes the window GCGACGGCCGGAGCGCCTCCGCGTGGCAGGGTCAGGCAGAGCACGGTGGCGCAGGTCGTGCAGGTCAGGTGGGCCTCCACCCGTTCCATGAGCCCGGACGTCGCGAGGGGGAGCACGTCGCCGAGCGGCACCCACGACGGGTCCTCCCGCAGGCGGCCGTCGGCCACCGCCGCCGCGAGCGTGCCGACCGTCGCCTCGAGGTCCAGCGCGTCGCCCGGTCCCCGCACGAGGAGGTCGCCGCACGTGGGGCAGAAGTCGGTGTCGGGCTGGTGGTCGCGGCCGGGCTGCTTGAGGCTGACGGTGAGGGCCAGCAGGTTGCCGGACTCGTTCCAGCCCCGGCGGTCGCGGTAGTCGCAGCGGGCGTAGGCCTCGCCCAGGACGAAGTACGGCGTGCCGAAGCCCCCGAAACCGCGACGGGTGCCGAGCGCGGCGCGCAGCACGTCGAGGGTGTCGTCGCCCGCGCCGAGCCACGCGGTGAGGTCGAGCCCGCGGGGCACGCCCGGGACCGGCACGACGTGGAGGGTGACCGCGGCAACGATTCCGTCCTGCAGGAGGACCTCCCCGCCCGAGGCGAACCTCAGCCGCCGAGACCGGCGCGGCGGCTCCCCGACCAGCCGTTCCTCCTCGACGGACGCCGGCTCACCGCCGAACGCGGCGACGAGCCGCGCCACCGCGGGATCGGCCTCGTCCGCCGCCAGGGCGTCGACGGCCAGCGACAACCGGGTGCCGGTCCGCCACGTCTGCATCCCGCGATTGTCCCGCACCCCGCCCGCGTCGACGGGGACGACGTCGTCGTGCATCGTTGTGCCCGGCCACCACGCTGTGCGGCGGGGCCCGACGAACGGAGGAGCGCGTGGAGACGATCGAGACGCGGCGGCAGGGTCACGTGCGGGTGCTGCGGGCCGCGTACGCCGTCGTGGCACTGCTGGCCCTGGCCCACGGCGTGCTGACGCTCGTGGAGCGCTGGCACGTCCTGCAGTCGGTGCAGGACGGCGCCGGCCTGGTGTGGTTCTCGTCGTGGACGCTGCCGCCCCTCGTCGTCGCGCTCGCCGCGGCCGTCGTCCTCCTCGCGACGCTGCTGGCGGCGCGGGCGCGCCGGCCCGGGTACGTCGCGGCGACCGCCGCGCTGCTCGTGCCCCTGTGGGCGGTGTCGCCGGCAGGGCCGTGGGAGCCGGCGATGCCCGGGATCTGGGCCTACGCCCCCACGGCGTGGAGGTCCGACCTCTCGCCCGACCCGTTCCTCCTGGCCGTCGCCATCGACAGCACCACCGTCGTCGGCGCCGTGGTGCTGCTCGCGCTGGTGGGCCGGACCGGGCGCCCCACCCCGTCGGACGTCATGCGCCCCGGCGCCCCCGGCGACCGCACCGCATGACGTCCTGGGGTGGGTGGGGGCGCCGGGCATCATCGGGGGCATGGCTACCGACCACGTGGTGCTCCGTCCCGACGACGAGGGCGTCGACGCCTACCGCCTGCTGACGGCGCTCGTCGTGCCGCGGCCCATCGCCTGGGTCTCGACGATCTCCGCGGACGGGGTGGGCAACCTCGCGCCGTACTCCTTCTTCACCGTCGCGAGCGCCGACCCCCCGGTGGTGCAGGTGACGTCGGTGGGCGAGAAGGACACGTTGCGCAACGCCCGCGCCACGGGCGAGCTCACGATCAGCCTCGCCAGTGAGCCGCTGATCGACGCCGTCAACGCGACGAGCGCCGGCGTCGACCCGGACGTCGACGAGGCCGACCGGGTCGGGCTCCAGATGGCCCCCAGCCGGGTCGTGGCGCCGCCGCGCGTCGCGGGCTCGCCGGCGTCGCTGGAGTGCCGGCTGCGCACCACCATCCCCGTCGGCGGAGCGACCCTCCTGCTCGCCGACGTCGTCGCGTTCACGATCGACCCCGTTGTGCTCGACGGGGACCACCCCCGCTTCGACCTGCTCGCCCCGCTGGCCCGTCTCGGCGGCACCGAGTGGGGCCTGCCGGGCGAGGTCGTCACCCGCGACCGGCCGAGCTGAACGCGTCGGATGGCCGCACCGATCGTCGCGACCGCCGCCGCGGGCTGGGCCCTGGGCGCGCTGGTCGGTCTCCCGCTGCTCCTCGTGGTCGGGTCCGCGGCGGACACCCTGGACGCCGACGTGGGCCTGGGCACGCCGTTCCTCGCCCTCGTGGCGAGCGGCCTGGTCGCGGTGGCGGTCCACCTCGCGACCCGGCCCCCGCGACCCGCGCTCGCCGACCTCGCCGCCGCTCGTCAGCGCGGCGGTGAGGGCGTCGGTCGCGACGCGGACACGCGCGGCTCCTGGCTCAGCGCGGCGGGACTGGTCCCGCTGCTCGGGTTGGTGCTGCTGCTCCTCGCCCTGCCCATGGACTGGCCCAACCTGCGCGACCGGGAGCCGACGCCCAGCGGTCAGCGGGTGCCCCGGCTCGTCCTGACCGTGGTCGTGCTGGCCGGGCTCGTCGCCGTCGTCGGCGCTGCCCTCGCGGCGGCCCGGCGGGCCGAGCGACGACTGTTCGCCGAGCTCACGGGCCCCCTGCCCGAGGGCGCCGCACCGACGCCCGGCCGGCTCGCCGCGGCGCTGAGCCTGCGGCCCGTCGACGTCACCCTCGGGGGTGTCGGCGCGCTCGTCGCCTGCTGGTGCAGCGCCGTCGCGGCGATGACCGTGACGCCGGCACCCCTGGTCGCGGCCGCCGCCGTGGTCGTGGGCGGCGCCTCCCTCGCCGTACCGCTCCCGGGGGCGCGGCGCGCGCTCGACCGCGTCGCGCACGACCGCGCGATCCTGCGGGCGCGGTTCGGGGACCACCCCGCGTAGTCCCCGACGTCCCTACCCGCCGACGTACGCCGCGAGGTGCTGCCCGGTGAGCGTCGAGCCGTCCGCGACGAGGTCGGCGGGCGTGCCCTCGAAGACGACACGGCCACCGTCGTGCCCCGCACCGGGACCGAGGTCGATGATCCAGTCGGCGTGCGCCATGACCGCCTGGTGGTGCTCGATGACGACGACGGACTTGCCCGCGTCGACGAGCCGGTCGAGCAGGGCCAGGAGCTGCTCGACGTCGGCGAGGTGGAGGCCGGTGGTGGGCTCGTCGAGCACGTACGTGTCGCCCTTCTCGCCCATCCGCGTCGCCAGCTTGATCCGCTGCCGCTCGCCGCCGGAGAGGGTGCTGAGCGGCTGGCCGAGGGTGACGTACCCCAGCCCCACGTCCGCCAGGTGCGTGAGGATCCTGTGGGCCGCGGGCAGCTTGCCGTCGCCGTCGGCGAAGAACGCGACCGCCTCGGCGACGGGCAGGTCGAGGACGTCGGCGATGGAGCGCCCGCCGAAGGTGTAGTCGAGCACGTCGGCGGAGAACCGCCGCCCCTCGCAGACCTCGCAGGTCGACGTCACCGTCGCCATCGGCCCCAGGTCGGTGACGATGGTCCCCGCGCCGTTGCAGTGGGGGCACGCGCCCTCGGAGTTGGCGCTGAACAGCGCGGGCTTCACCCCGTTGGCCTTCGCGAAGGCCTTGCGGATGGGCTCCAGCAGACCCGTGTACGTCGCGGGGTTGCTCCGTCGCGAGCCCTTGATCGCCGTCTGGTCGACGACGACGACGCCCTCCCGCTTCGCCATCGCCCCGTGGATGAGGGAGCTCTTGCCGGAGCCGGCGACGCCGGTGACGACGGTCAGCACGCCGAGCGGCACGTCGACGTCCACGGACCGGAGGTTGTGGGTGTCCGCGCCGCGGATCTCCAGGTGCTCGGTGGCCCGCCGCACCTCGGGCTTGAGCGCGACGCGGTCGTCGAGGTGGCGGCCGGTGAGGGTGTCGCTGGCCCGCAGCCCCTCGACCGTGCCCTCGAAGACGATCTCGCCGCCCGCGGCGCCGGCCCGGGGGCCGAGGTCGACGACGTGGTCGGCGATCGCGATGGCCTCGGGCTTGTGCTCGACCACGAGCACCGTGTTGCCCTTGTCGCGCAGCCGCAGGAGCAGCTCGTTCATCCGCTGGATGTCGTGGGGGTGCAGCCCGATCGTGGGCTCGTCGAACACGTAGGTCACGTCGGTCAGCGACGACCCGAGGTGCCGGATCATCTTCGTGCGCTGCGACTCGCCGCCCGACAGGGTGCCGGAGGGGCGGTCGAGCGAGAGGTACCCGAGGCCGATGCCCACGAACGAGTCGAGCAGGTCGCGCAGGTTGCGCAGCAGGGGCGCGACCGACGGCTCGTCGAGGGTGCCCACCCAGGCGGCGAGGTCGCTGATCTGCATCGCGCAGGCGTCCGCGATGGAGATGCCGCCGACCTTCGACGACCGCGCCGCCTCGGTCAGGCGCGTGCCCCCGCACTCGGGACAGGTGGTGAAGGTGACGGCCCGGTCGACGAACGCCCGCACGTGCGGCTGCATCGCCTCCCGGTCCTTGGACAGGAACGACTTCTGGATCTGGGGGATGAGGCCGAGGTAGGTCAGGTTGACCCCGTCGACCTTGATCTTCGTCGCCTCCTTGTGGAGGAGGTCGTCGAGCTCGCGCCGCGTGTAGTCCCCGATCGGCTTGTCCGGGTCGAACCAGCCGCAGCCGCGGAAGATCCGTCCGTACCAGCCCTCCATGCTGTAGCCCGGGATGGTGAGGGCGCCCTCGTTGAGGGACTTGGACGCGTCGTACAGCGCCGTGAGGTCGATGTCGTTGACCGCGCCGCGGCCCTCGCACCGCGGGCACATGCCGCCGAGCACCGAGAAGCTGCGGCGCTCCTTGACCTCGCGCCCGCCCTTGGACGTGGTGACCGCGCCGGCGCCGCTGATGGAGGCGACGTTGAAGGAGAACGCCTGCGGCGGACCGACGTGGGGCTGCCCGAGCCGGCTGAAGAGGATGCGGAGCATCGCGTTCGCGTCGGTCGCCGTGCCCACCGTCGACCGCGGGTCGGCGCCCATGCGCTCCTGGTCGACGATGATCGCGGTGGTCAGCCCCTCGAGCACGTCGACGTCGGGGCGGGCCTGGGAGGGCATGAACCCCTGGACGAACGAGCTGTAGGTCTCGTTGATCATCCGCTGCGACTCGGCGGCGATCGTCGCGAACACGAGCGAGCTCTTGCCCGAGCCGGACACGCCGGTGAAGACCGTCAGGCGCCGCTTGGGCAGCTCGACGCTCACGTCCTTCAGGTTGTTCTCGCGCGCCCCGACGACGCGGATCAGGTCGTGGGTGTCGGCGGCGTGGGGGCTCATGCGGGCCATCCTCCGGGACGGTCGGCGGGCGGGGTGGTCAGGCGCGCTGCTGGATCCGCAGCTCGTTGCCGGCGGGGTCGCGCACGGCGCAGTCGCGCGTGCCGTAGTGCTGGTCCATCGGCTCCTGCACGACGTCGGCGCCGCGGGCGACGAGCCGCTCGAAGGCGGCGTCGACGTCCGGTACGGCGAGGTTGACGCCGAAGTAGGCGCCCTTGGCGACGATGCCCTCCAGCGTCGCGACCTCCTCGGGCGTCAGGCCCGGGATCGAGGCCGGCGAGTGGAGCACGATCGCCGTGTCCGGCTGGCCGGCCGGTCCGACGGTGATCCACCGCATGCCCTCGTACCCGACGTCGTTGCGCACCTCGAAGCCGAGCACGTCGCGGTAGAACGCGAGCGAGACGTCCGGGTCGACGTGGGGGAGGAAGGTGGCGTTGATGGTGATGTCCATGGCGGGAAACGCTACGATCGCCCGCCGGGGGTCGCTTCTCGATTCCTGACCGGTCGGGTGACGCGGCGGGCGACGCAGGGCACGAGAGCCGCGGCCGCGTGCTCCGGCTGCGCCCGGTAGGCGCTGGGGGACATCCCGACGAGCTCGCTGAACCGCGTGCTGAAGGTGCCGAGCGACGAGCAGCCCACCGCGAAGCAGATGTCGGTGACGTTGCGGTCGGTCGTGCGCAGCAGGGTCATGGCCCGCTCGATGCGGCGGGTCATGAGGTAGGAGTACGGCGACTCCCCGTAGGCCCGCTTGAACTCGCGGCTCAGGTGGCCCGCCGACAGGTGCACGCCGGCCGCGAGCGCGGCCACGTCGAGCGGCTGCGCGTGCTCCCGGTCCATCCGGTCGCGGACCCGCCGCAGCAGCGTCAGGAGCGTGAGGTCGGCCCCGCTGGTCACGGCGCGATCGTCCCACAGGGGGGCCGCCCGCCCGGGTGTAACGCGGTGTCCGGGCTACTCCACACGCGGTCGACCACCGCAGAAGTAGCAGGAACACCGCGTTACATGAGCTGAGGGGGCGGTACGGCGGACGCGGCGCCCCCTCCTGACCGAGACTCGCTCGTGTGAAGCAGCGCGAGCCCTCCGGTCTGTGGGTGTACGAGATCCCGTGCCCGCCGCAGGCGCCCTCGCCGCCACCGCCGCGGGCGTCACGGGTCGTCGTGGGGACGATGGCCGTCGTCGGCGTGCTCGTCGCCGGGTGTCTCGCCTTCCTCGCCGTCGCGTTCTACGAGTACGCCGACCACGACCGCCTGGAGTTCATCGAGGACGACACCATCCTGTTCGCGATCAACCCCGTCTGCGCCGAGGTCGAGCGCCTCGGCGACCAGATCGCACGCCCGGCGGAGGACCTCGAGCGGCGGCGCGCGCAGGTCGACGCCGTCCTGGCGGCCGCGCGACCGATCCCCGCCACGGTGCTCGCCCTCGACGACGACGTGCTCGACGGCGACCAGCCGGCCCGTGCGTGGGCGGCGGACTGGGGGCGGGTCATCGACGCGCTGACCGTCTACCGGCAGTCCCTCGACGACGACCCGGAGACGGCCCTGTTCCGCATGCCGTCGACGGAGGACGGCTACACCCTCACCTTCCGGATGGACACCGCCGTCGAGGGCTGCGTGCTCCCGGCGGCGATCGAGTCGCTGGCGGAGGACCCGCCCCGCTCGGCGGCCGAGGCCGAGCACGCGAACGGGCTGGACTGACGCCTCCCGCGCCCCGCTCGTCAGCGCCGGTCGGTGACGATGCCGTACCCCTCCATCGACCGGTCGAAGGGCAGCGAGCTGGAGTTGGAGAAGGTGTCCGGCGAGAACGCCGGGTCGGCCATGACGCCCCACGCGCGCCGGCGCTGCATCGCGAGGTTGCCCGCGTCGTACAACGAGAACACGGACGCCTCGCGGTAGAGCTTCGCCATCGGGAACTTCCGGTCGAGGGCGTTGACCCCCACGATCCGCATGCAGTCGACCACCACGCTCTGCATGAGGTCCCCGCAGAACACCTTGTCCATCGCGCCCAGCGCGTGTCCTTCGCCGGGATGCGTGTCCTGGTAGTGCGCCGCTTTCCAGGACAGGTAGCGGCCCGCCTCGATCTTCCCTGCGACGTCGCTGAGCAGGTTGCCCACAGCCTGGTGGTGGATGATCGGCGCGGAGCCGCCCCCCGTGAAGGTGCGGGCCCACTTGAGTGCGAAGTCGTAGGCCGCTCGCGCTACCGCGACCGCCGCGATGCTGGCGATCGGGCTCGACCAGGTGAAGTTGCGGTTGATCAGGAGGTCGCCGTCGCCGACGGCGAGCAGGTTCTCCTCCGGGACGTGCACGTCCCGGAAGGTCATCGTCACGTTCTGGCAGGTGCGGTGGGCCAGCTTGTCGATCACCTCGTACTCGACGCCCGCCGTGTCCCGCTCCACGATCACGGCACCGAGCCCGCCGCGACCTCCGACGGTCCGGTCGGTGCGGACGACGCAGACGTTCACGTCCGCACCGCGCAGGTCCCACCCGCCGGCGTTGCACGGCCAGTGCTTCTCACCGTTCAGCGTGACCCTCCCGGTCCCGGCGTCCAGGTCGGCGACGACCTGGATGCCGGCGAGGGGGCTCGGGTGGTCGAAGTTCGCGGTGCCACCGCGCTCGCTGACGACCCATCCCGCCAGGAAGTCTCCGGTGGTGTCGGCGGCAGCACGCCCGATCCACCGCTCCCTCTGCTCCTCCGTCCCGTGCCACAGGATCGGCATCAGCGCGAGGCCGTTGACCAGGAGGATCGTCGGGAAGCCGGGGTCGACGGCGCAGAGCTCCTCGATGGCGATGAGGAAGTCGACCTGCGACGAGCCACCGCCGCCGTACTCGCGCGGCAGGAACATCGAGGTCAGCCCGGCCGCCGCCGCCTGGGCGTAGACCGGCCGCATCGCGGCGAACGCCTGCTGCGGATCGGCGATCCTGTCCGCGTGCTCCGCCGCGGGGCGCAGGACCTCCTCGGCGAACTCCCGCGCCGTGGACTTCAGTGCTCGTTGGGCGTCGCTGAGGTCGAAGTCGATCGACACGGCATCCTCTCGGCGTGCGGTCGTGGGCCGGTCCGGCCCCCACGGATCAGTTGCCGACCACCCCGGGGACGAGTCCCAGCGCGCCCCGCAGTCCCTGCGGGTTCGACGCGATGTCCTCCAGGGTGGAGGCGTCGAGGACCGCGAAGTAGGCGTCGAGCGCCTCGGCGAAGACGCTGCGGGCGCCGCAGACCCCCGCGACCCGGCAGAAGCGCACCGGCCCGAGGCACTCGACCACCGCGAAGTCGGACTCCATGGCCCGCATCACCTCGCCGACGCTGATCGATGCCGGATCACGCTCCAGGTGCACGCCGCCCCCGCGGCCGCGGACGGTCGTGACGAGCCCAGCGCCGGACATCCGCTGGACGACCTTGTCCAGGTGGTGCTGCGACACCCGGTGACTGGATGCGATGTCGGCGATGGAGGCGCGGCGCTCCGGGGCGACGCGCAGGTACAGCAGTACCCGGAGCGCGAAGTCCGCGTGGGTGGTGTGCTTCATGGCCGGCTCGTCTCGATCAGCATCGACCACACGGTACTCCCGCGCGCTGCTCCGGACCGTCGCGATCCGCGGCACGAGCTGCGCCACGGACCGCGACGGCGACGTTCCTGCGGTTCAGCCGACGAGCGTGCCGATGCTCTCGTGCTGCTTGCCGAACTCGACGTACTCGTCCTCCAGGATCGCGCGCGGGTTGAACGCGGGGTCGGCGATGATGCCGTGCACCCGGCGGCGCTGCATGCCCATGTTGCCGCCGTCGTAGATGGGCAGGACGGCGGCCTCCCGGAGCAGCTTGCCGAAGCCGTACTTCGTCTCGAGGCTGTTCACGCCCACGATCTGCATGCACTTGTAGACGCAGTCGAACATCAGCTCCGTGACCTGGATCTTGTTCATCGCGCCGACGAGCTCGGCGTGCTGGTCGTGCTTGTCGAGGTAGTCGGCGGCACGCCAGCAGAACGCGCGCGCCATCTCGATCTTCGACGCGACGTCGCCCAGGACGTAGCCCACGTTCTGGAACCCGATGATCGGGCGGAGAGCGCCGGCCGTGTTGCCCTTGGCGAACTCGAGCGCGGTCTCGTACGCCGCACGGGCCATGCCGACGGCGGCGATTGCAGCCACCGGCCCCGACCACGCGAAGTTCCGGTTGATCACCAGGTCGCCGTTTCCGGCCGCACCGGGGAGGAGGTTGGCGACCGGGATGCGCGCGTTGTCGAAGACGATCTCGGCGTTCGAGGCCAGCCGGTGACCGATCTTGTCGAGGTGGCGGTAGGTGACCCCAGGGGTGTCGCGCTCGAGCACCAGCGCGGAGAGCCCCTCCGTGCCGCCCTTCTCGGAGTCGGTGCGCACGATCAGCGTGCCCGCGTTGACCCCTCGCTCGTCCCACCCGGCCGAGGACGGCCAGTACTTGCGGCCGTTGACGACGAAGTCGTCCCCGTCCCCGCACGGCGGTGAGACCGACGCCCGCGGGACGCGGCAGCGGGATGTCGAAGTTGGCGGTGCCGGAGGGGCTGCCCGGCGGCTCGCTCGCCGTCCAACCCCCGAGGTACTCACCCGTCGGGTCGGAGGTGGCCGCCGTCAGGAACCTCTGCTTCTGCTCCTCGTTCCCGTACCAGGCGATGGGCATCAACCCGAGCCCGTTGCACAGCACGGTGCAGGCGAAGCCGGGGTCGACCGCGCAGATCTCCTCCGCGGCGATCACGAGGTCGACGCAGGAGATGCCACCTCCGCCGTACTCCGCGGGCAGCATGCTCATCGCGATGCCCGCGCGGTAGGCCTCGACGTAGGCCGGCTTGGTCATCTGGAACCCGACGAGGGGGTCGGGCTCGGCGTCCGCCGCTGCGACGACCGGGCGCAGGACGTTCTCGGAGAAGTCGCGGACCTCGTACTGCAGCTTCTTCTGCTGGTCGGACATCGTGAAGTTGATGGTCATCTGACGCTCCCGTTGCTCGAAGGGTGGTGGCGACGCGGCCGCTCGATCGGCCGCTGCCAGGAGCGTGGATAAGAAGTATTTCAAATGCTTCTTTGAACGGTGTCACCTGGGTTTCCAGGTTCTCTCGCGGCCCTGCGCCCGGCTACAGGCTCAGCCCGAGGGCGGACACCGGGGCCGGGCACGCGAACGGGCTGGACCGACGCGCGGGCGGCGTGATCTCGTCCACCGTCACGTCGACGGCCCCACCCACGAGCGGGGCGACGGCGCGCCGTACGGCCTTCGTCGTCGTGCCGACCGACGCCTCCCACGCCATCGCGACGTGCACCTCGCAGCCGCTCAGGTGCAGCCGCACCCCGGTCACCAGGCGGTCGGGCAGGTAGGTGACGGCGAGGCCGTCACGACCGGCCCGCAGCCCGACGACGCCGGGCACACCGAGCACCGCCGCGGCGACCTGCTCCGCCAGTGCGACGGGTCTGAGGGCGGGACCGGCCCGACGACGCCGACACCCGGGGGTCGTGGTTCATCGTGCCGCGCGCTCCGCGGTCCGCAGCACTGTTCCGACGTCGTCGTCATGGGACCCCGATCTCTCCGACGTGTGGTGGTCGTCGGAAGACGCACGACCGTCACGCGGATGACGCGAGGAGACCGCTCAGGAGGGAGTGGCGTCCACCACACGTCGCACGCGGGCGGCGTTGGTCACGGGGTTCTTCACGACCTCGAGGAACTCGTCCATGTGCCGCTCGAGCCCCGTGAACTTGTCGAACGGCGCGCCCACGACGAGCTGGAACCCGAGGCCGCGCCAGGCCGCGACGGCACGACCGGCGAACTCGGCGTCCGCCTTCACGAACCCCTCGTCGAGGAACACCGGCGCGAACCGGGGCCGCGAGCGGAGCTCGTCGCCCAGCCGGAAGCGCAGCGCAGCGCCGATGACGAACGCGATGAGCTCCTGCGACTCGCCACCCGACTTCTCGCCGAGGGTCCGGTACCAGGCCTGGTGCGCCCCCGTCCGCGGGTCGTAGCGCTCCGCGGAGACCTCGACGTGCCGTCGTACGTCGAGGAGCGCGTCCCGCAGGCGCGCCTCGGCCGCGCCGGCGCGCGGGTCGTCAGCGGTGCGCAGCTGCGCCATGAACCTCTGGAGGCGCACGAACCGGGCCTCCAGCTGCTCGCCGGCGAGCCGCTCGCCCGTGCCCTGCGAGAGCTCCCGCAGGTCACCGAGGAAGAGGGTGACCGCGGTCGGGGTCAGTCGACGGATCCGGATGCGCAGCCGGTCGGAACCGGCACCGAACGGCAGGCGCCGCAGGATGTCGTTGATCGGTGCGAGCCGGTCCTCGATGTCCTCGATGGCGGCGGCCATGGCGCCGGCGAGCGGCACGAGATCCTGCCCGGACCAGTCGGCCAGCCGCCGGCGCCACTCCTCGCGACGGTCGGCGAGCCCCGTGCGGCGGATCTCCGCGAGGATGTCGGCGTAGTCGCGGTAGCTCGTCAGCGCGGTGCCGCGGTTCGGGTCAGGCCAGCGCTCGGCGTAGAGCGTGAAGATCCGCACCAGCTCGCGCGACGCGGCCGCGATCTGCTCCGACGCCGTGCGCGCCGCCTCGCCGAGGCGGTCACGGAGCCGCGAGCAGTTCTCGGCGAAGCGCTCCAGCGAGCCTTCCACGCCCGGCCCGACAGCGGCGGCGAACTCGGCGTCGAGGCGGGCGGCCTGGTCGTCGGTGAGGTCCGCCGCCTGCTCGACGCGGTCGAGCTCGTCGTGGCAGGCGTCCTCCGCGTCGACGAGGCGGGCGTGCTCCTGCTCGAGCTCGGCGCGCTCGTCGGCCGCGAGCGTGCGCTCGACCTCGGCGGCGCGCATCGCCGCCTCGATCTCGTCGACCTGGCCGGCCAGGGTGCGCAGGTGGGCGTCGGAGCCCAGCACGCGCTCCCGCTGGGCGCTCAGCTCGTCGCAGCGCTCCTGGCTGCTCGCCACGTCGAGGTCGGCGAAGGGGACGTCGGCGATGGTCTGGTACGCCGCGAGCCGCGCCTCGGCGGCCCGCTTGCGGCCCGCGACCTCGGTGCGCTCGCGGTCGAGGCCGTCGAGCTGGTCCTCGATCCGGCCCAGGGCGGCGTCGACGGCCGCGAGGGCCTCGCTGTTGGAGAAGCCGATGATGTCGGCGCCGCCGCTGCGGCCGTGGGAGCCGCGACGGCCCGACCGGGTCTGGCCCGCGAGGGTGACGCGGAAGCCCCCGCCGTCGAGGTCGGCGGCGGACTCGACGCAGAGCGCGTCGCGGGAGGGGTCGGCGAGGTACCAGCGCACCCAGCCCGCGAAGGGCCCGTCCTGGTGGTCGAGCTTGCCGGAGATCCGGTCGGACGACCCCGGCGTCGGCGGGTCCACGTCGAGGTCGGCGCCGACGAACGTGATCCGGCGCGGCAGGTCGAGGTGGTCGATCGCGGCGGAGAAGTCACGCAGCTTCTCGGCCGGCACGAGCAGCTGCCGGGCCGCGCCGCCCAGCACGGTCTCGACGGCGGTGCGCCAGCGCTCCTCGTCGGGCCGCACCTCGACGAGCTCGGCGAGGAACGGCAGCTCGGCGGTCGTCAGGCCCGCGGTCTCGGCGAGCAGGCGGCGGATCTCGTCGAGCTCGCGGGGCACCCGGCCCCGCCGCCCGGCCAGCGAGGCCCGGTCCTTGCGCAGCTCCGCGCGGCGCTCGAGCAGCGGGCCCTGGCGCCGGGCCACGTCGACGACGCCGTCCTCGAGGCGGGCGAGCTCCGCGTCGTACCCCGCCAGGAAGACCCGGCCCTCCGCCTGGGCCGCGGCGTAGGACTCCGCCGAGGTGAGGTCGACGCCGAGCACGGCGGCGCGGGGAGCGAGCCGGTCGCGGCGCTCGGCGAGCTCCTCGGCGCGGGCCTGCTCCTTCTTCAGCTCCGCGCCCAGCAGCTCGAGCGTCTCGCCGC containing:
- a CDS encoding ATP-binding protein, with the protein product MTEETTETTEAPLEPTLEPTLEVDPTLDAADLAAYTAPEVPDEGLLEAADEALFGMHGATEGSTQWRITSLQLVNWGGFNGHHVVPLHSETTLLTGASGVGKSSLLDAWTTLMMPSDTRLNGASNDVAPGRARSAGQRSPLSYLRGVVDQAEDRAGGGSRQVTLRGSDEDTWGAVAATFVDDRQRRFTVLRIFYVPRRATRTSDVLTRLATVEGELDLSELQQAVGSRFAPRELRALFPRLQCHETYAVFAARLHARLGIGANGDGDKALRLLARIQASQPVRSVDELYKEMVLERPATYAAADRAVEHFDDLEASYETMVTEQQKSDLLAPIEDHHRVLVAAQDRIGELDAYGATSPGPSPLRLWELRRHAGLLAEAVRANQAARETNRERRASIARKVADLQVELSTAREAHRGAGGETLELLGAELKKEQARAEELAERRDRLAPRAAVLGVDLTSAESYAAAQAEGRVFLAGYDAELARLEDGVVDVARRQGPLLERRAELRKDRASLAGRRGRVPRELDEIRRLLAETAGLTTAELPFLAELVEVRPDEERWRTAVETVLGGAARQLLVPAEKLRDFSAAIDHLDLPRRITFVGADLDVDPPTPGSSDRISGKLDHQDGPFAGWVRWYLADPSRDALCVESAADLDGGGFRVTLAGQTRSGRRGSHGRSGGADIIGFSNSEALAAVDAALGRIEDQLDGLDRERTEVAGRKRAAEARLAAYQTIADVPFADLDVASSQERCDELSAQRERVLGSDAHLRTLAGQVDEIEAAMRAAEVERTLAADERAELEQEHARLVDAEDACHDELDRVEQAADLTDDQAARLDAEFAAAVGPGVEGSLERFAENCSRLRDRLGEAARTASEQIAAASRELVRIFTLYAERWPDPNRGTALTSYRDYADILAEIRRTGLADRREEWRRRLADWSGQDLVPLAGAMAAAIEDIEDRLAPINDILRRLPFGAGSDRLRIRIRRLTPTAVTLFLGDLRELSQGTGERLAGEQLEARFVRLQRFMAQLRTADDPRAGAAEARLRDALLDVRRHVEVSAERYDPRTGAHQAWYRTLGEKSGGESQELIAFVIGAALRFRLGDELRSRPRFAPVFLDEGFVKADAEFAGRAVAAWRGLGFQLVVGAPFDKFTGLERHMDEFLEVVKNPVTNAARVRRVVDATPS